Proteins encoded within one genomic window of Salipaludibacillus agaradhaerens:
- a CDS encoding DUF3907 family protein has protein sequence MGNDLVKQQLELTTAHIEKASKKLREYLNEATLSKLMENQSTSKEDFQLILDQFRRLLVFFDEGLKSGNVLLRSENFRKGAAEKTLYWIFHQCVEEFFQPHYDVWYEDSRAAYTGRNAIRFRTDVPQEIKDLTCEIEGPLQEVREELEYYETDYRTKIKQREGK, from the coding sequence AATGACTTAGTAAAGCAACAATTGGAATTAACGACAGCGCATATTGAGAAAGCATCGAAAAAATTAAGGGAATATTTAAATGAGGCAACTCTCTCAAAATTAATGGAGAATCAGTCTACCTCTAAAGAAGATTTTCAATTAATTTTAGATCAATTTAGGCGATTACTCGTATTTTTTGATGAAGGTTTAAAATCAGGAAATGTCTTACTTCGCAGCGAAAACTTTAGGAAAGGCGCCGCAGAGAAAACATTGTATTGGATTTTTCATCAATGTGTGGAGGAATTTTTTCAACCGCATTATGACGTATGGTATGAAGATAGTAGGGCCGCATATACTGGCAGAAACGCTATCCGCTTTCGGACTGATGTTCCACAAGAAATTAAAGATCTTACTTGCGAAATTGAAGGCCCACTACAAGAAGTTCGTGAAGAATTAGAATACTATGAAACGGACTATAGGACAAAAATAAAACAGAGAGAGGGAAAATAG
- a CDS encoding DUF421 domain-containing protein, translated as MNTNFYSLTIELLVGFIALLVLTKVLGKTQITQLTPFDFISALILGELVGNAIYDKQIGINYVLYAVMLWGLLITLVEKITQKWKRSRSLLEGKPAIIIRNGMIDREELKNNNLDLHQLQNLLRNKDIFSFNDVAFAILESNGTVNVLKKSLQQTPTRDDFSLTPSSVTLPMTLISDGEWIEDNVYQAGMTIEELNKKLTNEGLHVSHILVAEWDKGKPLYLQLNRAPFIKNITIN; from the coding sequence TTGAATACAAATTTTTATTCGTTAACCATCGAGCTACTAGTCGGCTTTATTGCATTACTTGTATTAACGAAAGTGTTAGGAAAAACGCAAATTACACAATTAACACCGTTCGATTTTATCTCTGCATTAATCTTAGGTGAACTTGTGGGAAACGCTATTTATGATAAACAAATTGGTATTAATTATGTTTTATATGCTGTTATGCTGTGGGGGCTTTTAATTACGCTTGTTGAAAAGATTACACAAAAATGGAAGCGATCACGAAGCTTATTGGAAGGAAAACCCGCTATTATTATTCGTAACGGAATGATCGATCGGGAAGAATTGAAAAATAATAATCTCGACCTTCATCAGTTACAAAATTTATTAAGAAATAAAGACATTTTCTCATTTAACGATGTAGCATTCGCTATTCTTGAATCTAACGGGACGGTAAATGTGTTAAAAAAAAGTCTTCAACAAACCCCTACGAGAGACGACTTTTCTTTAACGCCTAGTAGTGTTACTCTCCCCATGACACTCATTAGTGACGGCGAATGGATAGAGGATAATGTCTATCAAGCAGGAATGACCATAGAAGAACTCAATAAAAAGTTAACTAATGAAGGTCTTCATGTCTCACATATTCTAGTCGCTGAATGGGATAAAGGAAAACCCCTCTATTTACAATTAAACCGTGCTCCTTTTATAAAAAATATTACTATAAATTAA